One window of Desulfovibrio sp. genomic DNA carries:
- a CDS encoding AAA family ATPase, whose translation MTSCYKGMRWLKCDLHMQTPADARHWAGDRLEAGQEAAAAKAFAKACYEKRLDVVGITDHNFLSKDFIPHLQAAFNEIEREFSHKITLFPGFEFEAAGVGRGVHVLCLFDPWADQARVDSILTECGVSYPRISATGQLEKSDKNLKEILRITQDKYGGIVIMPHATSNDGIFDDDSIAEWLQQDQFTNPDLLAVEVPKPVHLMNAGYRRLLRSGDDCQPDWKRIRPIATLMSSDNKKLVDCDEHRKPTPNSIGYRYSWFKMSEPSIESLRQAFLDHESRIILPEDVTIDTHPAQRVRQATIKSISIKNVAFLADQQVHFSPNMNCVIGGRGSGKSTLLEYLRIILGKDKSKDIDDDTKERIKRVRETLNEPRAEVEVCWVSADGVEDRIVWQNGSPTVQGRELADPETFFNSLPLRFYSQQQLNRLTESKTDDGSVRQAQRLLELVDGFTKNELDELADREHKLKLQIHDAFSKLRKSKTIEKDYKRLQQEHQELDRQWKARSEIQEDARRHQLLKAEARYLEGLAGTPGKQFTDVATLAETIAASHVAFQVTDSVHAAWFKQFDHKVKAAKDSLARTIRDAIERFEATVDDLKTSDSSWNAIREELDQADAKFSEACAAKGLTTDDVGHLQEIDQSRTKKQREIDAAGAEIQRLKETAGDTGLFIQQLHQIWREQFQKRVEAAERANELAVLNEGRQRFIEVSAKYQQDHKNFRELWQSFAPSDGRTRLGKNWESCGETLYTLFAEQGNSESPWQILEERLSVEQGSAGPDFGSNSQELFQHIQDNLERWEKLRCSRVQDTVDLKLFRADGSKAGSIAEGSLSDGQRNTAALALLLAQEGGPLVIDQPEDELDSNFVFRELIPMLRKVKSKRQLIMATHNANLPVNGDAELVYAFEARDGKGETLACGGLDQASVTKAVLDIMEGTEEAFRRRREKYHF comes from the coding sequence ATGACTTCCTGCTATAAAGGAATGCGTTGGTTAAAATGTGATCTGCACATGCAAACACCTGCAGATGCACGGCACTGGGCCGGAGACCGACTCGAAGCCGGACAAGAGGCTGCCGCAGCGAAGGCTTTTGCGAAGGCCTGTTATGAAAAACGTCTGGATGTGGTGGGCATTACTGACCACAACTTTCTGAGCAAGGACTTCATTCCACATCTCCAGGCAGCGTTCAATGAGATTGAGCGGGAATTCAGCCACAAGATCACCTTGTTCCCAGGGTTTGAGTTCGAGGCGGCTGGCGTTGGCAGGGGCGTTCATGTTCTTTGTCTTTTCGACCCTTGGGCGGACCAGGCTCGGGTGGACTCGATTCTTACGGAATGTGGCGTGAGCTACCCGAGAATAAGCGCCACCGGTCAGCTCGAAAAATCAGACAAAAATTTGAAAGAGATCTTACGCATCACCCAAGACAAGTATGGCGGAATAGTCATCATGCCGCATGCAACAAGTAATGACGGCATTTTCGACGACGATTCGATAGCGGAATGGTTGCAACAGGATCAATTCACGAATCCTGATCTGCTTGCAGTAGAAGTGCCAAAGCCTGTTCACTTGATGAACGCTGGATATCGGCGGCTTCTGCGCTCTGGAGACGATTGCCAGCCAGACTGGAAGCGCATTCGTCCCATTGCTACACTTATGTCCTCGGACAACAAGAAGTTAGTCGATTGCGATGAGCATCGGAAGCCGACTCCTAACAGCATTGGCTACCGGTACTCCTGGTTCAAAATGTCCGAGCCCTCCATCGAATCACTTCGCCAGGCATTCCTCGACCATGAATCCCGCATTATTCTGCCGGAAGATGTTACAATAGATACGCACCCCGCACAGCGCGTTCGTCAGGCGACAATCAAGTCAATCTCAATCAAGAACGTAGCGTTCCTGGCCGACCAGCAAGTGCATTTTTCCCCCAACATGAACTGTGTGATCGGTGGTCGGGGCAGCGGGAAATCCACTCTGCTTGAGTACCTGAGAATCATCTTGGGTAAGGATAAATCCAAAGATATTGACGATGATACTAAAGAGCGGATCAAGCGTGTACGTGAGACGCTGAACGAACCACGCGCAGAAGTCGAAGTGTGCTGGGTCAGCGCAGATGGCGTTGAAGATCGTATCGTTTGGCAAAACGGCAGCCCAACCGTGCAGGGGCGCGAGCTGGCCGATCCTGAAACCTTTTTCAATAGCTTGCCTCTTCGCTTTTACAGCCAACAACAGCTCAACCGGCTGACCGAGTCGAAAACCGACGACGGAAGCGTTCGGCAGGCTCAACGTCTGCTGGAGCTGGTCGACGGATTCACCAAAAACGAACTGGATGAACTGGCGGATCGAGAGCACAAGCTCAAACTGCAAATCCATGACGCTTTTTCCAAACTCCGCAAGTCCAAGACAATCGAAAAGGATTACAAGCGGCTCCAGCAAGAGCATCAAGAACTGGACCGACAGTGGAAGGCACGCAGTGAGATTCAAGAGGATGCTCGGCGGCATCAACTTCTCAAGGCCGAGGCCCGTTATCTCGAAGGGCTTGCAGGAACCCCTGGCAAGCAGTTTACAGACGTTGCCACCTTGGCCGAGACAATCGCCGCATCGCACGTAGCATTTCAGGTTACAGATTCAGTTCACGCGGCCTGGTTTAAGCAATTCGACCATAAGGTAAAGGCCGCGAAGGATTCGCTAGCCCGGACTATTCGTGATGCCATTGAACGATTCGAAGCTACTGTCGATGATCTTAAAACCAGCGATTCGTCATGGAATGCAATCCGGGAAGAATTGGATCAGGCCGACGCTAAGTTCAGTGAAGCTTGTGCGGCTAAAGGTCTGACGACGGATGATGTTGGTCATCTTCAGGAAATCGACCAATCACGTACCAAGAAACAACGGGAGATTGATGCAGCTGGGGCTGAAATTCAGCGGCTAAAAGAAACTGCGGGAGACACTGGCCTGTTCATACAGCAGTTACATCAAATCTGGAGAGAGCAATTCCAGAAGCGCGTTGAAGCCGCTGAACGAGCCAATGAACTCGCTGTGCTGAACGAAGGCAGGCAGCGGTTTATCGAGGTTTCAGCAAAATACCAGCAGGATCATAAAAATTTCCGGGAGCTCTGGCAGAGTTTTGCGCCCTCTGATGGGCGGACGCGGCTAGGGAAAAATTGGGAAAGCTGTGGAGAAACCCTCTATACGCTTTTTGCCGAACAGGGCAATTCCGAGTCCCCTTGGCAAATTCTGGAAGAGCGTTTGTCAGTAGAACAAGGTTCGGCAGGGCCAGATTTTGGGTCGAACAGCCAAGAGCTGTTCCAACACATTCAAGACAATCTTGAACGTTGGGAAAAGCTCCGTTGCTCTCGGGTACAAGACACCGTGGACTTGAAACTGTTTCGAGCGGATGGTTCGAAGGCAGGTAGTATTGCCGAAGGCTCCCTCTCTGACGGTCAGCGGAACACCGCCGCCCTCGCACTGTTACTGGCACAGGAAGGAGGGCCGCTGGTTATAGATCAGCCCGAAGATGAGTTGGACTCTAACTTTGTGTTTCGGGAATTGATTCCCATGCTACGCAAAGTGAAATCGAAGCGCCAACTCATTATGGCAACGCACAACGCCAATCTGCCAGTGAACGGAGATGCCGAGTTGGTCTACGCCTTCGAAGCCCGAGACGGCAAAGGTGAAACACTTGCTTGCGGGGGGCTTGATCAGGCGTCTGTAACCAAGGCTGTTCTCGACATTATGGAAGGGACGGAAGAAGCATTTCGCCGTAGACGTGAGAAATACCATTTTTGA
- a CDS encoding DDE-type integrase/transposase/recombinase, whose protein sequence is MSRISSASTGKPFGVARVCRIWDVARSTVYWRRQPSRPEPIRRGPCGFHTDGELVSEIKGVLTESPFTGEGYRKIWAMLRDKDIRTSKERTLRLMRQNGLLAHKRPGRPHGPRAHTGTIRTQRVDEMWGTDMTTTMTLSEGNASIFFAIDHCSLELVGIHAAKRGTRLEALEPIRQGVRRNFGAFGKDVAAGLTLRHDHGSQFISEDFQQEIAFLGIKDSPSYVREPQGNGIAERFVRILKENLLWVRGFQTVEDLRQGLLAFKETYNTRWRVGRHGYRTPEQYREILLSALARAA, encoded by the coding sequence GTGAGCCGAATCTCTTCCGCCTCCACAGGCAAGCCTTTCGGCGTGGCCAGGGTCTGCCGCATCTGGGACGTAGCCCGCTCAACGGTGTACTGGCGACGCCAGCCATCACGCCCGGAGCCCATTCGTCGCGGTCCTTGTGGATTTCACACCGACGGCGAGCTGGTGAGCGAGATCAAGGGCGTCCTCACGGAGAGTCCGTTCACCGGCGAAGGCTACCGGAAGATCTGGGCCATGCTGCGCGACAAAGACATCCGGACCTCCAAGGAGCGCACACTCCGTCTGATGCGCCAAAACGGCCTGCTGGCGCACAAGCGTCCTGGCAGACCGCACGGTCCCAGGGCCCACACCGGCACGATCAGAACGCAACGCGTGGACGAGATGTGGGGCACGGACATGACCACGACCATGACCCTCTCGGAAGGCAACGCCTCGATATTTTTCGCCATCGACCACTGCTCGCTGGAGTTGGTCGGAATCCACGCCGCCAAGCGAGGGACCAGGCTTGAAGCTCTGGAGCCAATCCGGCAAGGCGTGCGCCGCAATTTCGGCGCGTTCGGCAAGGATGTGGCGGCCGGACTGACACTGCGCCATGACCACGGCAGCCAGTTCATTTCGGAGGACTTCCAACAGGAGATCGCCTTCCTGGGAATCAAGGACTCGCCGTCCTACGTGCGCGAGCCCCAAGGCAACGGCATCGCCGAACGGTTCGTGCGAATCCTCAAGGAAAACCTGCTCTGGGTGCGGGGCTTTCAGACCGTCGAGGACCTCCGCCAAGGCCTTCTGGCCTTCAAGGAAACCTACAACACCCGCTGGAGGGTCGGGAGGCACGGCTACAGGACGCCCGAGCAGTACCGGGAGATACTCCTCTCAGCCCTTGCCAGGGCGGCTTGA
- a CDS encoding AAA family ATPase — translation MISSLTIRNFKSYEEAKLPLSRMTFLIGPNASGKSNALEALRLLNWLAKGSRLDDIERNILGADTLIRGQASDLFLDKNKNLSFDCDIPLAMRNLGLSNSDNFHIALGIVAEKLTLTEESLGQPSSKNWLYSVDGIPNVSTNTVYVMYDNFLQGGNKPRITCSSQQAIFYQLETPGRFEEKHKKSQKLIPTATKRIREALQNIVFLDPNPSTMRSYSFAKNDDEIKENGSNVSSVLYRICNQGGAEKEELLKFVCSLPEQDITDISFIKTERSDVMVRLHESFGGRERVVDAPLLSDGTLRVLSIAATLFSARDNSLVIIEEVDNGVHPSRAETLVNQILQIASARNLQVLITSHNPALLDAVPDKALGDVLCCYRDIITGFSKIMRLKDLDRYPILVAQGSLGQLATKRILERFLKDNTTSQERKAAALSWLDDLKQEGATQ, via the coding sequence ATGATTTCTTCACTCACAATACGAAATTTTAAAAGCTATGAGGAAGCAAAACTTCCCCTATCGAGAATGACATTCTTAATAGGCCCCAACGCTTCGGGCAAGAGTAATGCCTTAGAGGCCTTACGGCTTTTGAATTGGTTGGCAAAAGGAAGTCGTCTGGATGACATCGAGCGCAATATCCTTGGTGCAGATACTCTTATTCGAGGGCAGGCATCAGATTTGTTTTTGGATAAAAACAAAAATTTGTCTTTCGACTGTGATATCCCGCTCGCAATGAGAAACCTCGGCCTGTCAAATAGTGACAATTTTCATATTGCTTTAGGCATTGTGGCTGAAAAGTTAACACTTACTGAAGAATCTTTGGGGCAGCCGTCTTCAAAGAACTGGCTTTACAGCGTTGATGGAATTCCTAACGTTTCAACAAATACTGTATATGTTATGTACGATAATTTTTTGCAGGGAGGAAATAAACCAAGGATTACATGCTCCAGTCAGCAGGCGATTTTTTATCAACTTGAAACACCTGGACGGTTTGAAGAAAAGCATAAAAAATCTCAGAAGCTCATTCCAACTGCGACTAAAAGAATTCGTGAGGCGTTACAAAATATTGTTTTTCTTGATCCTAATCCATCTACAATGAGATCATATTCATTTGCCAAAAATGATGATGAAATCAAAGAAAACGGTTCAAATGTTTCAAGTGTTCTATATCGTATTTGCAATCAAGGTGGCGCTGAAAAAGAAGAACTTCTAAAGTTTGTTTGTTCATTACCAGAGCAAGATATTACAGATATTTCTTTCATAAAGACAGAACGCAGCGATGTAATGGTGCGCTTGCATGAATCATTTGGTGGAAGAGAGCGTGTTGTAGACGCTCCGCTTTTATCAGATGGAACGTTGCGAGTTCTTTCTATCGCTGCAACACTGTTTAGTGCTCGTGATAATAGCCTTGTCATCATTGAAGAGGTTGACAATGGTGTACATCCAAGCCGAGCCGAAACATTAGTAAACCAAATTCTTCAAATTGCCTCAGCCCGTAACCTTCAAGTGCTCATAACCTCTCACAATCCCGCCTTGCTTGATGCTGTGCCTGATAAAGCTCTAGGCGATGTATTGTGCTGTTATCGCGATATAATAACAGGGTTTAGCAAGATAATGCGGTTAAAAGATTTGGATCGCTATCCTATTCTTGTGGCACAAGGTTCGTTGGGGCAGCTTGCAACAAAGCGCATTTTGGAGCGTTTTTTAAAGGACAATACTACTTCGCAAGAACGCAAAGCTGCGGCCCTGTCTTGGTTGGACGATTTAAAGCAAGAGGGGGCTACCCAATGA
- the brxC gene encoding BREX system P-loop protein BrxC: protein MYNHDIYQKDPATRKLVNEGVASVNDETTSHALAVLRYELETFVCDGQYEKGMSHILETYLKNTDQAQQPGVWVSGFFGSGKSHLVKMLRALWVDTTFADGATARGIANLPPGISDLLKELSTQAKRHGGLHAASGTLGSGASGSVRLALLRIIFKSSGLPEQYSVARFVMWLRQDGIYEQVRNHVEQNGFNWQEELDNFYVAEGLHAALMQAKPKLFATPESCVETLNNLYPYVQDVSSDDMLKAVRQALTKDGKFPLTLIVLDEVQQFIGGSAERSIEVQEMVEAICQNVGGKILFVGTGQTALTGVALLARLQGRFTVRVELSDADVDAVIRQVILAKKPEAKPQIEQIMQTNLGEVSRHLAGTTIGHMQDDIQHFSQDYPILPVRRRFWENTLRVLDQTGTESQLRNQLSMIHKVIQTNLNEPLGHVVPADYLYFDSADKLLQSRILPRKVHEKTITWSKGTDDEKLMARACGLVFLINKLGSQNQELGIKATIDTLADLLVENLSQGSGALRSKLQSLLAHCELLMRVGDEYRIQTEESTAWNDEFLSQQAALSNEAHRIDAEREDRIRKKFGDVVRKLSLMHGSSNVPRDIHPVFDTQLPADAHQRLCVWVRDGWSTDENSVRADARQAGNQSPTVFVFIPKRSADDLRTHLINYKAATATLDKRGVPNTPEGTEARAAMETTKQGAEGKIRELLDEAFSGARIFQAGGNEMLGNDLQEMVLEAASNSLQRLYPQFQIADHPQWAKVYEKAQRGAPDALKVVGDEGEPARNPVCKAILGFLAAGKKGVDIRTCFESSPYGWSRDAVDGGLQVLLIAGLIRAQDERGQTLDPKELERKAVGKAFFKVESATITTAQRIQLRKLFQKLGLTAKQGEELACVPQFMQKMLELAEQAGGDAPKPQSPDTAFLDGVRLTAGNEQLLAIYNLRDELAHSIDNWTDLSGRITSRWQSWLALKQLAAHATNLPEAEVIVAQVQIIENKRQLLDDPDAIAPLCASLTQLLREELNHLDSEYASGHAAGMKKLADDANWQQLDQNQRHQLLTEQSLQGNARPTVAVQTTADVLNTLHYCTLNMFKDKVAAMQGRFDKVLQGAAELCEPEVQFVLLPRRTLKTPDEIDAWADEAKQVMKAALNNGPVVIK from the coding sequence ATGTACAATCACGACATTTACCAAAAAGACCCCGCCACCCGAAAGCTTGTCAATGAAGGTGTGGCCAGCGTTAATGATGAAACAACCAGTCATGCGCTCGCAGTGCTTCGTTATGAGCTGGAAACGTTTGTTTGCGATGGTCAGTACGAAAAAGGGATGTCGCATATCCTTGAAACCTATCTGAAAAATACCGACCAAGCGCAACAGCCGGGGGTATGGGTAAGCGGCTTTTTTGGGTCGGGTAAGTCCCACCTTGTAAAGATGCTTCGGGCTCTTTGGGTAGACACCACCTTTGCAGACGGGGCCACGGCTCGTGGCATTGCCAACCTGCCGCCGGGAATCAGCGATCTATTAAAAGAGCTTAGCACGCAAGCCAAACGGCATGGGGGCCTGCACGCCGCATCTGGAACCCTTGGCTCAGGAGCCAGCGGTAGTGTGCGGCTGGCACTTCTGCGTATTATTTTCAAATCTTCAGGGCTGCCAGAGCAATACTCTGTGGCGCGTTTTGTCATGTGGTTGCGTCAGGATGGTATTTATGAACAAGTGCGCAACCATGTAGAGCAAAATGGCTTTAACTGGCAAGAAGAGCTGGATAACTTCTATGTAGCAGAAGGACTTCACGCCGCTTTAATGCAGGCCAAGCCCAAACTTTTTGCTACGCCAGAATCTTGTGTGGAAACGCTGAACAACCTCTATCCCTATGTTCAGGATGTTTCGAGTGACGACATGCTCAAGGCCGTTCGCCAAGCCCTGACAAAGGATGGCAAATTTCCCTTGACCCTGATTGTGCTTGATGAAGTGCAACAGTTTATTGGGGGCAGTGCAGAACGCTCCATTGAAGTGCAGGAAATGGTTGAAGCCATTTGCCAGAATGTTGGTGGTAAAATTTTGTTTGTGGGCACGGGGCAAACAGCCCTTACCGGTGTTGCGCTTCTGGCCCGGTTACAGGGTCGTTTCACTGTGCGGGTTGAACTTTCAGACGCAGATGTGGATGCAGTTATCCGTCAGGTAATTCTGGCTAAGAAGCCAGAAGCCAAGCCGCAAATCGAACAAATTATGCAGACCAATCTGGGAGAAGTTTCACGGCATCTTGCAGGCACTACCATCGGGCACATGCAAGACGATATTCAGCACTTCTCACAAGACTATCCCATTTTGCCAGTGCGTCGCCGTTTTTGGGAAAACACACTTCGGGTTTTGGATCAGACTGGCACCGAAAGCCAGCTCCGCAACCAGCTCAGCATGATCCACAAGGTTATTCAAACCAACCTGAATGAACCCTTGGGGCATGTTGTACCGGCTGACTATCTTTATTTTGACTCTGCCGACAAATTGCTCCAGTCGCGTATATTGCCTCGCAAAGTGCATGAAAAAACCATCACCTGGAGTAAAGGCACAGACGACGAAAAACTTATGGCCCGTGCCTGCGGCCTGGTTTTTTTGATCAACAAACTTGGCAGCCAGAATCAGGAGCTTGGCATTAAAGCCACCATTGATACCCTGGCCGACCTGTTGGTAGAAAATCTTTCGCAAGGCAGTGGCGCGTTGCGCAGCAAGCTGCAAAGCCTCTTGGCACACTGCGAACTGCTTATGCGTGTGGGCGATGAATATCGCATACAGACTGAAGAAAGCACGGCGTGGAACGACGAATTTCTCAGCCAGCAAGCTGCCTTATCCAACGAAGCCCACCGAATTGACGCAGAACGTGAAGATCGTATCCGCAAAAAATTTGGCGATGTTGTGCGCAAGCTATCCTTGATGCACGGTAGTTCAAATGTTCCTCGCGACATTCACCCAGTCTTTGATACTCAGCTCCCAGCAGATGCCCATCAGCGTCTGTGTGTTTGGGTGCGTGATGGGTGGAGTACGGATGAAAACTCTGTGCGAGCAGATGCACGGCAGGCAGGCAATCAATCCCCCACAGTGTTTGTATTTATACCAAAACGCTCTGCTGATGACCTGCGCACCCATCTTATCAACTACAAAGCCGCCACAGCTACCCTAGACAAACGCGGCGTACCAAACACCCCCGAAGGCACAGAAGCGCGGGCGGCAATGGAAACCACCAAGCAAGGCGCGGAAGGTAAAATTCGTGAATTGCTTGATGAGGCATTCTCGGGTGCTCGCATCTTTCAGGCGGGCGGTAATGAGATGCTGGGCAACGACCTTCAGGAAATGGTGTTGGAGGCTGCCAGCAATTCGCTCCAAAGGCTGTACCCGCAGTTTCAAATTGCTGACCACCCGCAATGGGCAAAGGTATACGAAAAAGCCCAAAGGGGCGCACCCGATGCCCTGAAAGTCGTGGGTGATGAAGGCGAACCAGCCAGAAATCCTGTATGCAAAGCTATTCTTGGCTTTCTTGCGGCAGGAAAAAAGGGGGTTGATATACGCACCTGCTTTGAATCCTCGCCATATGGTTGGTCGCGTGATGCGGTGGATGGCGGCCTACAAGTGCTGCTGATTGCAGGGCTCATTCGGGCACAGGACGAGCGTGGGCAAACCCTTGACCCTAAAGAGCTGGAACGCAAGGCCGTGGGCAAGGCCTTCTTTAAGGTGGAGTCTGCCACCATTACCACAGCGCAGCGCATACAACTTCGTAAACTGTTCCAAAAGCTTGGCTTGACCGCCAAACAAGGTGAAGAACTTGCCTGCGTCCCGCAGTTTATGCAAAAGATGCTGGAGCTTGCGGAACAGGCTGGCGGGGATGCTCCCAAACCCCAGAGCCCGGATACAGCGTTTTTGGACGGAGTGCGCCTCACCGCAGGTAATGAACAACTTCTTGCCATCTATAACCTTCGTGACGAGCTTGCTCATAGTATCGACAACTGGACAGACTTGTCTGGGCGCATAACTTCGCGCTGGCAAAGCTGGCTGGCGCTGAAACAGCTTGCTGCTCATGCCACCAACCTGCCAGAAGCAGAAGTGATCGTGGCCCAGGTGCAAATTATCGAGAACAAGCGGCAATTATTGGACGATCCTGATGCCATAGCCCCACTTTGCGCCAGTTTGACGCAGCTTTTGCGTGAAGAACTGAACCACCTAGATAGCGAATACGCTTCTGGCCATGCCGCAGGCATGAAAAAGCTGGCAGATGATGCAAACTGGCAGCAGCTTGATCAAAATCAGCGTCACCAGCTTTTGACGGAACAAAGTCTGCAAGGAAACGCTCGCCCGACAGTTGCGGTGCAAACCACGGCAGATGTGCTGAATACGTTGCACTATTGCACGTTGAATATGTTTAAAGACAAAGTGGCGGCTATGCAGGGGCGTTTTGATAAAGTGCTTCAGGGCGCAGCGGAGCTGTGCGAACCGGAAGTGCAGTTTGTGCTGTTGCCGCGCCGCACCTTGAAAACGCCTGACGAAATTGACGCTTGGGCAGATGAAGCCAAGCAAGTAATGAAAGCAGCCCTGAATAACGGGCCTGTTGTGATAAAATAG
- a CDS encoding DUF1788 domain-containing protein produces the protein MNRIKRLTQSYSKFISIPWRNDAAAAQRVIFCVYNETEERWLRAKIDEFEIATRQAGHEWGIFDLTDTFAAWLTSQRYATSYFQKPHLLPTLLPKYLSYIVAEFDSFLQKKAFGAESVIALKGVGSLFGFLKVKDVVDALAPLVSGRLLVFFPGSFENNNYRLLDGYDGWNYLAVPITADKEF, from the coding sequence ATGAACAGGATTAAACGGCTGACACAATCCTACAGCAAATTTATCTCGATTCCGTGGCGAAACGATGCCGCCGCCGCACAGCGTGTGATTTTTTGTGTCTACAATGAAACTGAAGAACGCTGGCTTAGGGCCAAGATAGATGAATTTGAAATTGCCACCCGGCAGGCAGGTCATGAGTGGGGTATTTTTGACCTGACCGATACTTTTGCTGCCTGGTTGACTTCCCAGCGCTATGCCACCAGCTATTTTCAAAAGCCACACCTCTTACCGACTTTGTTACCCAAGTACCTCAGTTATATTGTTGCAGAATTTGATAGCTTCCTGCAAAAAAAAGCATTCGGCGCAGAATCTGTTATAGCACTGAAGGGTGTTGGTTCATTATTTGGATTTTTGAAAGTAAAAGATGTGGTAGATGCGTTGGCCCCATTGGTTTCAGGGCGTCTGCTGGTCTTCTTCCCCGGTAGTTTTGAAAACAACAACTACCGGCTGCTGGATGGCTATGACGGGTGGAATTATCTTGCGGTGCCCATAACTGCTGATAAGGAATTTTGA
- a CDS encoding helix-turn-helix domain-containing protein, whose protein sequence is MEDRWLSVDEIGEYLGVKRDTIYRWISEKNMPAHKIGRLWKFKKGETDEWVRTGGANDASAGHDEKK, encoded by the coding sequence ATGGAAGACAGATGGTTGTCTGTAGATGAAATCGGTGAATATTTAGGTGTTAAACGCGATACAATTTACAGATGGATCAGTGAAAAGAATATGCCTGCCCACAAAATAGGTCGTCTCTGGAAGTTCAAAAAAGGCGAAACCGATGAATGGGTGCGAACAGGTGGCGCAAACGATGCTAGTGCAGGACATGATGAAAAAAAATAA